From the genome of Agromyces intestinalis:
GTTCTCGACGCTCGCGATGAGCGCTTCGCGGTGGTCGGCGAAGACCTCGGGCATACGGTTCCATCGGTCGGCGAATCCGTCGAGCAGCGGCTGCTCGCGGGCGTCGAGCACGAGCGCCTCGATGTCGTCGCCGATGCCCGAGCCGAGTGCTTCGACGAGCGCCTCGGTGACGAGCCGGTCTTTCGAGCCGAAGTGGTACCCGATCGCGGCGAGGCTCACCCCCGCCTCGGCGGCGATGTCGCGGGCGGTCGCCTTGGCGACGCCGCGCTCGAGGATGACGCGCCGCGCGCCGGCCAGGAGGTCTTCACGGTTGCCCATGACCCCATGGTAGCGGAGCGTCTGAGACATCTGTACTAGACATTCGTCTGAATCCGGAGTAGAACATCTGTCTAAGACATACGTTTCACGAAGCATCCGCCGCCCTCCATGAAGGAATCGCCATGACCACCCGCCCCACCCCCC
Proteins encoded in this window:
- a CDS encoding TetR/AcrR family transcriptional regulator, translating into MGNREDLLAGARRVILERGVAKATARDIAAEAGVSLAAIGYHFGSKDRLVTEALVEALGSGIGDDIEALVLDAREQPLLDGFADRWNRMPEVFADHREALIASVENTLRVLRDPDSNETRHLRQAIAAGHLGMAENLRAAHPDLPDAQIEAIAQLEFVLVQGLGLLWLISPDGEVPSGDALARAVAALAGLPPR